Proteins from one Mycobacterium adipatum genomic window:
- a CDS encoding sugar ABC transporter substrate-binding protein yields the protein MKRISTVLVAAVVGAGLTLSACGSDSGSSSESTGSASGKIGVILPDTKSSVRWETKDRPALEAAFKAAGVDYTIQNAEGSADTMATIADGMIADGVTVLAIVNLDSDSGASIQQKAATQGVKTIDYDRLTLGGSADVYVSFDNTTVGELQGQGLVDCLGGKPANVVFLNGSPTDNNATLFSAGAHSAIDATPTITVVGEQAVPDWDTDAAVTIFEQLYTAADGRVDGVYAANDGLAGSVISILEKNRRAGQVPVTGQDATVEGLQNILAGTQCMTVYKSATEEANALAEVAIALANGEQPKTTSTSRDDTGNRDVPSVLLTPKSITKDTVGVVFEDGGQSRDEVCAGQFAPMCAAAGT from the coding sequence GTGAAACGAATCAGCACCGTGCTCGTCGCGGCCGTCGTCGGCGCCGGTCTGACGCTGAGCGCTTGCGGATCGGATTCCGGTTCGAGTTCGGAGTCGACGGGCTCGGCGTCGGGCAAGATCGGCGTGATCCTGCCGGACACCAAATCGTCGGTGCGCTGGGAGACCAAGGACCGTCCGGCGCTGGAAGCGGCGTTCAAGGCGGCCGGGGTCGACTACACCATCCAGAACGCGGAAGGATCCGCCGACACGATGGCCACCATCGCCGACGGCATGATCGCCGATGGTGTCACCGTGCTGGCGATCGTCAACCTCGACTCCGACAGTGGCGCCTCGATCCAGCAGAAGGCCGCCACCCAGGGCGTGAAGACCATCGACTACGACCGCCTCACCCTGGGCGGTTCCGCCGATGTCTACGTGTCGTTCGACAACACCACAGTCGGTGAGCTCCAGGGGCAGGGGCTCGTCGACTGCCTCGGCGGGAAACCAGCGAACGTGGTGTTCCTCAACGGTTCTCCCACCGACAACAATGCGACATTGTTCAGCGCCGGGGCCCATTCGGCGATCGATGCGACGCCGACCATCACGGTCGTCGGCGAGCAGGCGGTGCCGGACTGGGACACCGACGCGGCGGTCACCATCTTCGAGCAGCTCTATACCGCGGCCGACGGACGCGTGGACGGGGTTTACGCGGCCAACGACGGTCTGGCCGGCTCGGTCATCTCGATCCTGGAGAAGAATCGGCGCGCCGGCCAGGTCCCGGTCACCGGCCAGGATGCCACCGTCGAGGGCCTGCAGAACATCCTCGCCGGAACGCAGTGCATGACCGTCTACAAGTCGGCGACCGAGGAGGCCAACGCGCTTGCCGAAGTGGCGATCGCGCTCGCCAACGGCGAGCAACCGAAGACCACCAGCACCTCGCGCGACGATACGGGCAACCGCGACGTCCCGTCGGTGCTGCTGACACCGAAGTCGATCACCAAGGACACCGTGGGCGTGGTCTTCGAAGACGGCGGTCAGTCCAGAGACGAGGTGTGCGCGGGACAGTTCGCACCCATGTGCGCGGCCGCGGGGACCTGA